The Parus major isolate Abel chromosome 5, Parus_major1.1, whole genome shotgun sequence genome contains a region encoding:
- the MTHFD1 gene encoding C-1-tetrahydrofolate synthase, cytoplasmic: protein MAPAEILSGKIVSGQVRDRLKQQVVEMTEKFPGFRPGLAILQVGNRDDSNLYINMKLKAAAEIGISANHIKLPNTASEADVLKCIASLNTDPAVHGFIVQLPLDSDKPINTEKITNAVAPEKDVDGLSSINAGKLSRGDLGDCFIPCTPKGCMELIRQTGVQVAGKRAVVIGRSKIVGAPMHDLLLWNNATVTTCHSKTSTLAEEVGKADILVVAAGRAEMVKGEWIKPGAIVIDCGINHVPDSTKASGKRVVGDVAYSSAKEKASFITPVPGGVGPMTVAMLMQSTVESAQRFLEKFQPGKWTIQYNQLTLKMPVPSDIEISQSCIPKPIDQVAKEVGLFPDEVELYGQTKAKIQLSVLKRLQNQPDGKYVVVTGITPTPLGEGKSTTTVGLVQALGAHLRQNVFACVRQPSQGPTFGIKGGAAGGGYCQVVPMEEFNLHLTGDIHAITAANNLVAAAIDARIFHELTQSDQALYNRLVPSVNGVRKFSDIQIRRLQKLGINKTDPMALTKEEVNAFVRLDIDPGTITWQRVLDTNDRFLRKITIGQSVTEKGFTRTAQFDITVSSEIMAVLALADGLDDMKKRFGRMVVASSKKGIPVTADDLGVTGALAVLMKDAVKPNLMQTLEGTPVFVHAGPFANIAHGNSSVLADKIALKLVGKDGFVVTEAGFGADIGMEKFFNIKCRYSGLRPHVVVLVATVRALKMHGGGPAVTAGVPLPKEYTEENLQLVAKGCSNLTKQIQNARMFGVPVVVAVNAFKTDTKAELALVVQHAKEAGAFDAVECTHWAEGGKGALALARAVQRASQAPSNFRFLYNVELPVVDKIRLIAQQVYGARDIELLPEAQEKVALYTKQGFGNLPICMAKTHLSLSHDPEQKGAPTGFVLPIRDIRASVGAGFLYPLVGTMSTMPGLPTRPCFYDIDLDPVSGAVNGLF from the exons ATTGGGATCAGTGCCAATCACATAAAATTGCCAAACACAGCATCAGAAGCTGAT GTGCTCAAGTGCATTGCCTCTTTGAATACAGACCCAGCTGTTCATGGCTTTATAGTGCAGCTGCCACTCGACTCCGATAAACCcatcaacacagaaaaaataaccaATGCTGTAGCACCTGAGAAGGACGTGGATGG CTTAAGTAGCATCAATGCTGGGAAACTCTCTAGAGGAGACCTTGGAGACTGCTTTATTCCATGTACGCCAAAGGGATGCATGGAACTTATCAGGCAGACAG GTGTCCAGGTGGCAGGGAAAAGAGCCGTGGTGATCGGTCGCAGTAAGATTGTGGGTGCTCCCATGCACGATCTGCTCCTCTGGAATAATGCAACAGTCACCACGTGCCATTCCAAGACCTCCACCCTGGCTGAGGAG gttgGCAAAGCTGATATCCTTGTGGTTGCAGCTGGTAGAGCTGAAATGGTAAAAGGTGAATGGATCAAGCCTGGTGCAATCGTAATAGACTGTGGAATTAACCATGTGCCAG ACAGCACAAAGGCCAGTGGAAAAAGAGTTGTGGGAGATGTGGCATACAgttcagcaaaggaaaaagcttCTTTCATCACCCCAGTTCCTGGTGGTGTTGGACCTATGACTGTGGCCATGTTAATGCAG AGCACTGTGGAGAGTGCACAGCGTTTTCTGGAGAAgttccagcctggaaaatggACCATCCAGTACAACCAGCTTACCCTAAAGATGCCTGTTCCAAG TGATATTGAAATCTCACAGTCTTGCATACCCAAGCCCATTGATCAAGTTGCAAAAGAAGTTGGCCTTTTCCCTGATGAAGTGGAGCTCTATGGCCAAACTAAAGCCAAGATTCAGCTCTCAGTTCTGAAACGTCTGCAGAACCAGCCAGATGGCAAATATGTCGTTGTTACTGG AATAACTCCCACTCccctgggagaggggaagagcaCCACCACTGTTGGCCTTGTCCAAGCCTTAGGAGCACACCTTCGCCAGAATGTCTTTGCCTGTGTTCGGCAGCCTTCTCAGGGACCAACTTTCGGCATAAAAG gtggagctgcaggtggtGGCTATTGTCAAGTTGTCCCCATGGAAGAG TTTAACCTTCACCTCACTGGTGACATCCATGCCATTACTGCAGCCAACAACCTGGTCGCTGCTGCTATTGATGCACGTATATTCCACGAGCTGACTCAGTCTGACCAG GCTCTCTACAACCGTTTGGTGCCCTCTGTCAATGGTGTCAGGAAGTTCTCAGACATTCAGATCCGAAGACTACAG AAACTGGGCATTAACAAAACTGATCCTATGGCTTTGACAAAGGAAGAAGTAAATGCATTTGTGAGACTGGACATTGACCCAGGCACCATAACATGGCAAAGAG TACTGGACACAAATGACAGATTCCTTAGGAAAATCACTATTGGACAGTCTGTAACAGAGAAAGGCTTCACACGGACG GCTCAGTTTGACATCACAGTGAGCAGTGAAATCATGGCAGTCCTAGCCCTGGCTGATGGGTTGGATGATATGAAAAAGCGATTTGGCAGAATGGTGGTAGCTTCCAGCAAAAAAGGAATACCAGTTACAGCAGATGACCTT ggaGTAACTGGAGCTCTGGCTGTCTTGATGAAGGATGCTGTTAAGCCAAACCTCATGCAGACGCTAGAG GGAACACCAGTGTTTGTTCATGCTGGACCTTTTGCCAATATTGCACATGGGAattcctctgtgctggcagaCAAAATAGCATTGAAGCTTGTGGGTAAAGACGGTTTTGTTG TTACAGAAGCAGGATTTGGTGCAGACATAGGCATGGAGAAATTCTTCAACATCAAGTGCCGCTATTCTGGTCTCCGGCCTCATGTGGTGGTGTTGGTTGCTACTGTCCGAGCTCTGAAAATGCATGGGGGAGGACCTGCA GTCACTGCTGGGGTACCTCTGCCAAAGGAATACACAGAAGAG AATCTTCAACTGGTGGCAAAAGGCTGCAGCAACCTAACCAAGCAAATCCAGAATGCACGGATGTTTGGTGTCCCAGTGGTTGTGGCTGTCAATGCTTTCAA GACAGATACAAAGGCTGAACTGGCCCTTGTAGTACAACATGCAAAGGAGGCAGGAGCATTCGATGCTGTGGAGTGCACTCactgggcagagggagggaaaggagccCTGGCCCTGGCCCGAGCTGTTCAGAGAGCATCCCAGGCACCTAGCAACTTCAGGTTCCTCTATAATGTGGAG ctGCCTGTTGTAGATAAGATCAGACTTATTGCCCAGCAGGTCTACGGGGCAAGAGACATTGAGCTCCTTCCTGAAGCACAGGAGAAAGTTGCCCTGTACACCAAGCAG ggaTTTGGAAACCTGCCAATCTGCATGGCTAAAACTCACTTGTCATTGTCTCATGACCCTGAACAAAAAGGAGCACctacaggttttgttttgccaATCCGAGACATTCGGGCCAGCGTTGGGGCTGGGTTCTTGTATCCACTGGTGGGAACG ATGAGCACAATGCCAGGACTTCCTACAAGACCCTGCTTCTATGATATAGACCTGGACCCAGTGTCAGGAGCAGTAAATGGGCTTTTCTGA
- the AKAP5 gene encoding A-kinase anchor protein 5, with product MVKAAKEIQMENPREAETPSTGATCSPPEEQAKKPSMLCFKKQKKSCKKGLTVKDACEGASEEKSQCVSADQEEAKASNPSRSSKGTWAAIKNLAKPRRRQKSSSRKKVPSDSQVQLEVDAEESCARDLPKKRASSGVKMPCVRFSRGKKKPSPSEAVEESEGSVQANEMMGVVNKASEELEDLAPTDKSESFSPVSAQEERDMVKQDQHRMKEEKDTVKEDQDTVKEDQEMGKEDQDTVKEDHDTAKESDTSVGKSEPLTEPTYDAEEHSECTVQLEITHSETADETAQDKLQEGSLPQITNDAKGREVAPKVPVPKDQHDNVPEITEWQEIPNICKEMPERDELEKSINLPKECKAEESVTDFSELASGGDAASVQXAVSAQDVSSVQDAVSAQDVSSVQEAVSVQECSSRQILEANAGAGVSIVITITEAEDSDNTDSDQAYEPSPVLRQKKQKGNKKSNRNADVGEKEGPEAGGGPQAEEKGLGDQGHRTGEQYELLLVETASSLVKAAIQSSIEQLVNEMALEQNKHNSFL from the exons atgGTGAAGGCAGCTAAAGAAATTCAAATGGAGAACCCAAGAGAGGCAGAGACTCCCAGCACAGGGGCTACATGTTCCCCACCAGAGGAACAAGCGAAAAAACCCTCTATGCTCTGTTTtaagaagcaaaagaaatccTGTAAGAAAGGGCTGACTGTGAAGGATGCGTGCGAAGGAGCCTCAGAAGAGAAAAGCCAATGTGTCAGCGCTGACCAAGAGGAGGCAAAAGCTTCCAATCCATCACGATCCTCCAAAGGGACTTGGGCAGCCATCAAAAACCTTGCCAAACCTCGGAGAAGGCAGAAGTCCTCCTCACGGAAGAAGGTGCCCTCTGATTCCCAAGTGCAGCTGGAGGTGGATGCTGAGGAGAGCTGTGCGCGAGACCTCCCAAAGAAACGGGCGAGCTCTGGGGTGAAGATGCCCTGTGTGAGATTCTCCAGAGGcaagaaaaaacccagccccTCAGAAGCAGTGGAGGAGTCAGAGGGCAGTGTTCAAGCAAATGAAATGATGGGTGTTGTGAATAAGGCTAGTGAAGAGCTAGAGGATTTGGCCCCGACGGACAAATCTGAATCCTTCAGCCCAGTCTCTGCACAGGAGGAGCGGGATATGGTGAAACAGGATCAGCATAGAATGAAAGAGGAGAAGGACACGGTGAAAGAGGATCAGGATACAGTGAAGGAGGACCAGGAAATGGGGAAGGAGGACCAGGATACAGTGAAAGAGGACCACGATACAGCAAAGGAAAGTGACACCTCTGTTGGGAAGAGTGAGCCCTTGACAGAGCCCACATATGATGCAGAGGAACATTCGGAGTGCACTGTTCAGTTGGAGATAACCCATTCAGAGACAGCTGATGAAACAGCCCAGGACAAACTGCAGGAAGGGAGCCTACCCCAAATCACCAATGATGCAAAGGGGAGGGAAGTTGCTCCCAAAGTGCCTGTTCCTAAAGACCAACATGACAATGTCCCTGAAATCACAGAGTGGCAGGAAATCCCTAATATCTGCAAAGAGATGCCTGAAAGGGATGAACTGGAAAAGAGCATAAATCTTCCCAAGGAGTGCAAAGCCGAGGAGTCTGTAACTGATTTCAGTGAGTTGGCATCAGGAGGTGATGCAGCAAGTGTGCAGGA NGCAGTGAGTGCACAGGATGTATCAAGTGTGCAGGATGCAGTGAGTGCACAGGATGTATCAAGTGTGCAGGAGGCAGTGAGTGTGCAGGAATGCTCCAGCCGTCAAATATTAGAAGCAAATGCAGGTGCTGGTGTCAGCATCGTCATCACCATCACCGAAGCTGAGGACTCCGACAACACCGACTCTGACCAGGCCTATGAGCCGTCCCCAGTTTTGCgtcaaaaaaagcaaaaagggaataaaaaatcGAACAGGAATGCTGATGTTGGTGAAAAAGAGGGCCCCGAGGCTGGTGGCGGTCCCCAGGCAGAGGAGAAAGGTCTGGGTGACCAGGGGCACAGAACTGGGGAGCAGTACGAGTTGCTCCTTGTAGAAACCGCCTCTTCCCTCGTGAAGGCGGCCATTCAGTCATCCATAGAGCAGCTGGTCAACGAAATGGCCCTGGAACAGAATAAACACAACAGCTTTCTGTGA